Genomic window (Moraxella haemolytica):
ATTTCTTGTTGCATTCATGCCGTTTATTTCAGGATTGATGAAGTTGAATCCTGATCGTCAGCTGATGACCACCGGCAGCTTTGAATCACGCATGGCATATGCCCAAACCCTCGCTGAGCAGATTCCAACTCAAGTAGCAACCATGACGCTCCTTATGCTTGGCGGATATTTTTTGATTCAGTTGCTACTTATCATCATGCGTGGGCAATCGTTTGGCAAACTGGTTACCGGCATTCGTGCTGTTGATGAAAAGACTGGCAAACTACCGTCATTTGGTGCTTTGGTAGGTGTTCGCACCATTTTATTGTTGGTAATTTATTGGCTTGCGATGGCACTGCCTTTTAATTTAGCGTTAGTACTGGTTGCGGTGAATTACTTTTTGGCAGCTAAGAGTGATAAAAAGCAAGGCTGGCATGATAGATTGGCAAAAACTGTTATTGTCAAGGCACATTCTGATCAGCTTAATAAAACCAAAACGCACAACAAATAATCCAAAATCATGGTTGGACGGCATAAAAAATTAAAAACAGTCGTCCAATTTTCAATATGGTTAGTCATGAATACTCAATACACCTCCGACCAACTCACCGCCTTACAAAAAGTCCAGTTGCCCGATGATTGGAAAATGGCGTTATGCGATGTTCTGCTGTCTGCCACTATGGACAATCTGCGTGCATTTTTGCAACATGAATATGCACAGAACAAGACCATCTATCCTTCTAAATCATTGATTTTTAATGCATTAAATACCACACCTTTATCAAGTGTAAAGGTCGTCATACTGGGGCAAGATCCTTATCATGGGGTGGGGCAGGCGATGGGATTGTCATTTAGTGTTCCCAAAATCATCCCCAAGCCACCAAGCCTGCAAAATATCCTAAAAGAATTGGCGATGGATTTAAATATTCCTGTATCGGCTCATGGCGATCTGACGCACTGGGCAAATCAAGGCGTATTACTGCTTAATGCTACGCTCACCGTTGAAAATGGGCAGGCAGGTTCTCATCAAGGTAGGGGCTGGGAAGAGTTCACCGATGCAGTGATTGATGTCATCAATAAAAAAACCGACCATACGGTATTTATCCTTTGGGGCAGTTATGCCAAGAAAAAGGGGCGGTTTATTGACACATCTCGCCACTTGATTTTAACCGCAAATCACCCATCCCCCTTATCGGCAAATCGTGGTGGATTTTTTGGTTCTCGTCCGTTTTCGCAGACCAATGATTATCTTGTCAGACACGGCAAAGGGGCGATTGATTGGATGCTACCACAGTAATGGCGTATCGTGGCATTGCATATGACCTTGTGTCTAAAATGGCGTGTGTTTTGCCAAATTTTAGCTCCTTGAAATTTTGGTCGCCTACCGATGTTATCATGATGAATCAAGCCTTAACCCTTGCCAGACATGGGGCGGAGCGTGGCGAGATACCTGTGGGGGCTGTGGTGGTGCATGACGGGCAGATTTTGGGTGAAGGCTTTAATTGCCCGATTGGCACGCACGACCCAACGCACCATGCCGAAATTGTTGCCTTGCGTCAGGCGTGCAGGCGGGTGCAAAATTATCGCCTGCCGATTGGCAGTACGCTGTATGTTACATTAGAGCCGTGTACCATGTGTTTTGGTTCGCTCATTCATGCCCGTGTGAGCCGTGTGGTGTTTGGGGCGTATGAACCAAAAGCAGGGGCGATGGCAAGCCAGTTAAATCTTGCCAAAGAGCCTTTTTATAATCACACCATCGCCATTCAAGGTGGACTGTTGGCAAATGAAAGTTCAATGATGTTAAGCCAATTTTTTAAACAAAGACGAGCTGATAAGAAAAAGGCGAGAATTGAAAGCCAAATCAATGAAGGATGTAAAGTCTAATGATGGATTTTCATCTTACCAGTTATTTTGTAAAAATATTAAAGAGAACTTCTATGACAACCCCAAAAATCATCACCATTGACGGCCCTTCGGGGGCAGGTAAAGGCACGGTGACATATCGCCTTGCCGAGCATTTTGGTTTTGAGTTGTTAGATAGTGGGGCGTTGTATCGCATCATTGGTCTGATGGCATTTAAAAACGGTTTGCTTGACGATACAGAGATTGACG
Coding sequences:
- a CDS encoding RDD family protein → MKIFLARNKVQAGPYTLEEVNIMLSSGAVVLDDLMWHAGMNGWQKIGDVTGGQLSYQPNTTNLQSANQSAQPSSQRGFGDNVELKTHADKRVSVDELYGRQPINPAKPNPSNSLNGKVYHPSETVYASIGSRFLALAINMTLFLVAFMPFISGLMKLNPDRQLMTTGSFESRMAYAQTLAEQIPTQVATMTLLMLGGYFLIQLLLIIMRGQSFGKLVTGIRAVDEKTGKLPSFGALVGVRTILLLVIYWLAMALPFNLALVLVAVNYFLAAKSDKKQGWHDRLAKTVIVKAHSDQLNKTKTHNK
- the ung gene encoding uracil-DNA glycosylase; amino-acid sequence: MNTQYTSDQLTALQKVQLPDDWKMALCDVLLSATMDNLRAFLQHEYAQNKTIYPSKSLIFNALNTTPLSSVKVVILGQDPYHGVGQAMGLSFSVPKIIPKPPSLQNILKELAMDLNIPVSAHGDLTHWANQGVLLLNATLTVENGQAGSHQGRGWEEFTDAVIDVINKKTDHTVFILWGSYAKKKGRFIDTSRHLILTANHPSPLSANRGGFFGSRPFSQTNDYLVRHGKGAIDWMLPQ
- the tadA gene encoding tRNA adenosine(34) deaminase TadA, encoding MDATTVMAYRGIAYDLVSKMACVLPNFSSLKFWSPTDVIMMNQALTLARHGAERGEIPVGAVVVHDGQILGEGFNCPIGTHDPTHHAEIVALRQACRRVQNYRLPIGSTLYVTLEPCTMCFGSLIHARVSRVVFGAYEPKAGAMASQLNLAKEPFYNHTIAIQGGLLANESSMMLSQFFKQRRADKKKARIESQINEGCKV